One window of Pirellulales bacterium genomic DNA carries:
- a CDS encoding ABC transporter ATP-binding protein — MIELIDFGKTYGEYVAVESLNLKIEAGELFGFIGPNGAGKSTTIRFLATLLNATHGEGIVNGHSVTRDPLAVRRSVGYMPDNFGVYDGMKVWEFLDFFAVAYQLPRSRRKQVIGDVLELLDLTHKRDDFVNGLSRGMKQRLCLAKTLVHDPPVLILDEPSSGLDPRARLEVKALLRELRRMGKTILISSHILTELADCCTSIGIIERGQLLMHGPIDEVYKRIRRNRVLEIRFHERMDAGLSIIRSRPETLDLQIEGTRARVEMAADDACLAALLEELVAAGVRMHSFAERDPSLEDVFMLVTKGLVA; from the coding sequence ATGATCGAACTTATCGACTTCGGCAAGACTTACGGCGAATACGTTGCCGTCGAGTCGCTCAATCTCAAGATCGAGGCGGGTGAGCTCTTTGGCTTCATCGGACCCAATGGTGCCGGCAAGAGCACCACGATCCGCTTCCTTGCCACGTTGCTCAATGCGACGCACGGCGAGGGAATCGTCAACGGCCACAGCGTCACGCGCGATCCGCTGGCCGTGCGCCGCAGCGTCGGCTACATGCCTGACAATTTCGGCGTCTACGACGGCATGAAGGTTTGGGAGTTTCTCGACTTCTTTGCCGTCGCCTACCAGTTGCCGCGCTCGCGTCGCAAACAAGTGATCGGCGACGTGCTTGAGCTATTGGACCTGACCCACAAGCGCGACGATTTCGTGAACGGCCTGTCGCGCGGCATGAAGCAGCGTCTGTGCCTGGCCAAGACGCTGGTTCACGACCCGCCGGTGCTGATCCTGGACGAGCCCTCGAGCGGCTTAGACCCTCGCGCCCGGCTCGAGGTCAAGGCCTTGCTGCGCGAGCTAAGGCGGATGGGCAAAACGATTCTTATTTCGAGCCATATCCTCACCGAGTTAGCGGACTGCTGCACCTCGATCGGCATTATCGAACGCGGCCAGTTGTTGATGCACGGACCGATCGACGAGGTTTACAAGCGCATTCGCCGCAACCGCGTCCTGGAAATTCGCTTTCACGAGCGGATGGACGCCGGCCTGTCGATCATTCGCAGCCGGCCGGAGACGCTCGATTTGCAAATCGAGGGGACCCGGGCTCGCGTCGAAATGGCGGCCGATGATGCCTGCCTGGCCGCATTGCTCGAAGAGCTTGTCGCGGCCGGCGTTCGCATGCATTCCTTCGCGGAACGCGATCCTTCGCTGGAAGATGTGTTCATGCTGGTGACGAAGGGGCTGGTCGCCTGA